The following are encoded in a window of Periplaneta americana isolate PAMFEO1 chromosome 13, P.americana_PAMFEO1_priV1, whole genome shotgun sequence genomic DNA:
- the Nurf-38 gene encoding inorganic pyrophosphatase isoform X2 encodes MAEMHLNSHVFFSCTKLLRLHLFAGTRCRNSFRKLSGLAMYQAIERGSPNTTDYRIYFKNATGPISPLHDIPIYADASKKIFNMVVEIPRWTNAKMEINLKEVLNPVKQDVKKGKLRFVANCFPHHGYIWNYGAIPQTWENPEVLDESTGCKGDNDPIDILEIGYRVAKRGEVLQVKVLGTVALIDEGETDWKIIAIDVKDPLADQLKDISDVEKHFPGLLKATIEWFKIYKIPDGKPENQFAFNGEAKNREFAHHVIDDVHKYWKSLVKKEAEAGGISCANVTNTDSPFKIEQKDAEDIIAKSPQPGPAQPVESIVDKWYFLKLEIKKKFKL; translated from the exons ATGGCAGAAATGCATCTAAATTCGCACGTGTTCTTTTCGTGCACAAAATTATTGAGACTGCATTTGTTTGCTGGCACACGGTGCAGGAACAGTTTCAGGAAACTATCTGGTTTAGCAATGTATCAGGCCATAGAAAGAGGGTCACCGAATACGACAGACTACAGGATTTATTTCA AAAATGCAACTGGTCCAATCTCTCCACTTCATGACATTCCTATTTATGCTGATGCCAGCAAAAAAATCTTCAATATGGTTGTTGAAATTCCTCGGTGGACAAATGCTAAAATGGAG ATCAATTTGAAGGAGGTTCTGAACCCAGTTAAGCAAGATgtgaaaaaaggaaaattgagaTTTGTGGCTAACTGCTTTCCTCATCATGGTTACATCTGGAATTATGGAGCAATTCCTCAG ACTTGGGAAAATCCGGAAGTACTAGACGAATCAACTGGGTGCAAAGGTGATAACGATCCAATTGATATTCTGGAAATTGGTTACCGAGTAGCAAAGAGGGGAGAAGTTCTTCAGGTTAAGGTGCTTGGAACCGTGGCACTCATTGATGAAG GTGAAACTGATTGGAAAATAATTGCCATTGACGTGAAGGATCCTTTAGCTGACCAGTTAAAAG atatttctgatgTAGAGAAGCACTTCCCTGGCCTTCTGAAGGCAACAATTGAATGGTTCAAAATCTATAAGATTCCAGATGGAAAACCAGAGAATCAATTTGCATTTAATGGTGAAGCAAAGAATCGAGAGTTTGCTCACCACGTCATTGATGATGTGCATAAATACTGGAAGAGTCTGGTTAAGAAGGAAGCAGAAGCAGGTGGCATTTCATG TGCTAATGTGACAAATACAGACAGTCCATTTAAGATAGAGCAAAAAGATGCAGAAGATATCATTGCAAAGAGTCCACAGCCTGGACCAGCGCAACCTGTGGAATCCATTG
- the Nurf-38 gene encoding inorganic pyrophosphatase isoform X1, with translation MAEMHLNSHVFFSCTKLLRLHLFAGTRCRNSFRKLSGLAMYQAIERGSPNTTDYRIYFKNATGPISPLHDIPIYADASKKIFNMVVEIPRWTNAKMEINLKEVLNPVKQDVKKGKLRFVANCFPHHGYIWNYGAIPQTWENPEVLDESTGCKGDNDPIDILEIGYRVAKRGEVLQVKVLGTVALIDEGETDWKIIAIDVKDPLADQLKDISDVEKHFPGLLKATIEWFKIYKIPDGKPENQFAFNGEAKNREFAHHVIDDVHKYWKSLVKKEAEAGGISCANVTNTDSPFKIEQKDAEDIIAKSPQPGPAQPVESIVDKWHFINLK, from the exons ATGGCAGAAATGCATCTAAATTCGCACGTGTTCTTTTCGTGCACAAAATTATTGAGACTGCATTTGTTTGCTGGCACACGGTGCAGGAACAGTTTCAGGAAACTATCTGGTTTAGCAATGTATCAGGCCATAGAAAGAGGGTCACCGAATACGACAGACTACAGGATTTATTTCA AAAATGCAACTGGTCCAATCTCTCCACTTCATGACATTCCTATTTATGCTGATGCCAGCAAAAAAATCTTCAATATGGTTGTTGAAATTCCTCGGTGGACAAATGCTAAAATGGAG ATCAATTTGAAGGAGGTTCTGAACCCAGTTAAGCAAGATgtgaaaaaaggaaaattgagaTTTGTGGCTAACTGCTTTCCTCATCATGGTTACATCTGGAATTATGGAGCAATTCCTCAG ACTTGGGAAAATCCGGAAGTACTAGACGAATCAACTGGGTGCAAAGGTGATAACGATCCAATTGATATTCTGGAAATTGGTTACCGAGTAGCAAAGAGGGGAGAAGTTCTTCAGGTTAAGGTGCTTGGAACCGTGGCACTCATTGATGAAG GTGAAACTGATTGGAAAATAATTGCCATTGACGTGAAGGATCCTTTAGCTGACCAGTTAAAAG atatttctgatgTAGAGAAGCACTTCCCTGGCCTTCTGAAGGCAACAATTGAATGGTTCAAAATCTATAAGATTCCAGATGGAAAACCAGAGAATCAATTTGCATTTAATGGTGAAGCAAAGAATCGAGAGTTTGCTCACCACGTCATTGATGATGTGCATAAATACTGGAAGAGTCTGGTTAAGAAGGAAGCAGAAGCAGGTGGCATTTCATG TGCTAATGTGACAAATACAGACAGTCCATTTAAGATAGAGCAAAAAGATGCAGAAGATATCATTGCAAAGAGTCCACAGCCTGGACCAGCGCAACCTGTGGAATCCATTG